In Methanomicrobium antiquum, one DNA window encodes the following:
- the smc gene encoding chromosome segregation protein SMC: MYITELEIDNFKSFGKKTKIPFFEGFTVVSGPNGSGKSNIIDSILFCLALSSARGLRAEKLTDLINLNTNKNTAEVSITFSDETKIRRRIKRTPHGYYSYNYINDRACKQGDVIEYLAKYGIKAEGYNVVMQGDITQITEMSDTERRKIIDEIAGVSEFDKKKEQSLNELEVVRERIEREELLLAELQKRICELETEKEQAVLYMELSEKLEFLKSCLSAAKLRECELELEGLSNLEDDQNKKIEGLNSRRIEVESKISSLREKIKELEAEINEKSGKEYIELLSEIESAKGKISLSKQTIEKLIQSKETKKESLQRIFIDSKRAETRISEITDKIRDLSIDRSNLNMELSSGRAELENVKKVLDEKTSALEGAKEKLFSFISSLEEKKNKRSEILRDQDILIEKSRMRTEEKERIESRIALIESEISEKSGHVNEHTKLVESLNAEKKVLESELSKTEGKIFENRSALEKIKSEIKLKERELMRIEAQQNVAGGPGGREMEAILGMDGVYGTVGQLGKAPSEYSTALNIAAGGRIRNIVCESDRVAAEGIRYLKENRLGRATFLPLNKLHANTLPSLNNKKVIDYAVNLLDFDPLYDVVFRYIFGSTVVVSDLETARTMIGQYRMVTLSGDLVEKAGAMTGGSVQKKMAGFGVSADDEIEEIRMAISGLSQEESLISDAISRYSAESDEKKSRRKEIEDSISRYEYILDENTRRLSELESEKEGITIRRSEMAEEVKSGGEKLSALEESLRLIGDEISSITQESEKLKKKLSDTGIPELSEQFEDLRKKTEDDERRLKLKDYDIEDSQREREHYKKRLSEMTAERDKAEGEIKSTDDEIAGLKEIISDNEVAVKELEQKRISFSDELNELQKKRDLLNEDIFAEEKRIIEIDGESERIRLSMKSLDERKSVLLNRMEILKEEAGDITSDMPLSDIEAGIEKAEKGIKKIGAVNMLAIEEYEKTSNRVSERTAKKDVLSKERATLIERIESYEKMKFETFMDAFKAIDANFRKTFAKLTEGTGELVLENEDDPFKGGMTFAVKPRDKKVHLLSSLSGGEKSLTTLAFIFSIQQYMPAPFYALDEVDMMLDGSNVERVSSMISELSANAQTICVSLRRPTIERSDRIIGVTIRPDKSTYVTGVKSNG; this comes from the coding sequence TTGTATATAACCGAACTTGAAATAGATAACTTCAAGTCTTTTGGCAAAAAGACCAAAATTCCATTTTTTGAAGGTTTTACTGTTGTGTCCGGACCTAATGGTTCGGGCAAGAGCAATATAATTGACAGTATTCTGTTCTGCCTTGCGCTTTCCAGTGCAAGGGGGCTTAGGGCTGAGAAGTTAACTGACCTGATTAATCTGAATACAAATAAAAACACAGCAGAAGTCTCCATCACTTTTTCAGACGAAACTAAAATCCGGCGCAGGATTAAGAGAACACCTCACGGCTATTACAGCTACAATTACATAAATGATCGTGCATGCAAACAGGGTGATGTAATTGAATATCTGGCAAAATACGGGATAAAAGCTGAAGGTTATAATGTTGTGATGCAGGGGGATATCACTCAGATTACTGAGATGAGTGACACAGAAAGAAGAAAGATAATTGATGAAATTGCCGGTGTTTCAGAGTTTGACAAGAAAAAAGAACAGTCTTTAAATGAGCTTGAAGTGGTGCGTGAAAGAATTGAAAGGGAGGAGCTTTTGCTTGCCGAACTTCAAAAGCGAATATGTGAGCTTGAAACCGAAAAAGAACAGGCAGTATTATATATGGAGCTGTCTGAGAAGCTTGAATTCTTAAAGAGCTGTCTTTCCGCTGCAAAATTAAGAGAATGTGAACTTGAACTTGAAGGTCTCTCTAATCTTGAAGATGATCAGAACAAAAAAATTGAAGGGCTAAATTCCCGCCGTATTGAGGTGGAGTCAAAAATTTCCTCCCTTCGTGAAAAGATAAAAGAGCTTGAGGCCGAGATCAACGAAAAGAGCGGAAAAGAGTATATTGAGCTTCTATCTGAGATAGAAAGTGCCAAAGGGAAAATAAGTCTTTCCAAACAAACAATTGAAAAGCTGATTCAGTCAAAAGAGACAAAGAAAGAGTCATTACAAAGGATATTTATCGATTCCAAACGTGCGGAAACCAGAATATCTGAGATTACCGATAAAATCCGGGATCTTTCAATTGACAGATCAAACCTTAATATGGAACTTTCTTCAGGCCGTGCTGAACTGGAAAACGTAAAAAAAGTCCTGGATGAAAAGACAAGCGCTCTTGAAGGTGCAAAGGAAAAATTGTTTTCATTCATAAGCTCTCTTGAGGAGAAGAAGAACAAGAGATCTGAGATTTTACGTGATCAGGATATTTTAATTGAAAAAAGCCGGATGAGGACTGAGGAAAAAGAGCGGATTGAATCACGGATAGCGCTGATAGAGTCAGAAATTTCAGAAAAGTCCGGTCATGTAAATGAGCATACAAAACTTGTTGAATCCCTAAACGCTGAGAAGAAAGTTTTAGAATCCGAGCTTTCAAAGACTGAAGGAAAAATTTTTGAAAATCGTTCTGCTCTTGAAAAGATAAAATCTGAAATTAAATTAAAAGAACGCGAACTCATGCGTATCGAAGCCCAGCAAAATGTGGCCGGAGGTCCTGGCGGGCGTGAGATGGAGGCAATTTTGGGTATGGATGGCGTGTATGGAACAGTTGGTCAGCTTGGGAAAGCGCCGTCTGAGTATTCAACTGCTCTTAATATTGCCGCTGGAGGGCGAATCAGAAACATTGTATGTGAAAGTGACAGGGTTGCGGCTGAAGGCATTCGTTATTTAAAAGAAAACAGGCTTGGTCGTGCGACATTTCTTCCACTGAACAAACTTCATGCAAACACTCTGCCTTCTCTTAACAATAAAAAAGTAATAGATTATGCAGTAAACCTTCTCGATTTCGATCCTTTGTATGATGTGGTATTCCGCTATATCTTTGGTTCAACCGTGGTTGTCTCTGATCTTGAAACTGCAAGAACAATGATTGGCCAGTACAGAATGGTTACACTTTCAGGTGATCTTGTTGAAAAAGCAGGTGCAATGACCGGAGGTTCTGTCCAGAAAAAGATGGCCGGCTTTGGTGTTTCTGCTGATGATGAGATTGAAGAGATAAGAATGGCAATTTCTGGTCTTTCTCAGGAGGAATCGTTGATCTCTGATGCAATCTCAAGATACTCGGCAGAATCGGATGAGAAAAAATCGAGAAGAAAAGAGATTGAAGACAGCATTTCCCGTTACGAATATATTCTGGATGAAAATACCCGCCGTTTAAGTGAGCTTGAAAGTGAAAAAGAAGGAATAACCATTCGCCGCTCTGAAATGGCAGAAGAGGTTAAATCAGGTGGCGAGAAGCTATCTGCCCTTGAAGAGTCTTTAAGATTAATTGGAGATGAGATCTCCTCTATTACACAAGAGTCTGAAAAGCTGAAAAAAAAGCTCTCTGATACCGGAATTCCTGAACTTTCAGAGCAGTTTGAGGATCTTCGAAAAAAGACGGAGGATGATGAAAGAAGGCTGAAACTCAAGGATTATGATATCGAAGACAGTCAGCGTGAAAGAGAGCATTATAAAAAGCGTCTCTCTGAGATGACTGCAGAGAGAGATAAGGCAGAGGGCGAAATTAAGAGTACAGATGATGAAATAGCCGGTCTTAAAGAAATTATCTCTGATAACGAAGTGGCAGTAAAAGAGCTTGAGCAAAAAAGAATCAGCTTTTCAGATGAGTTAAATGAGCTTCAGAAAAAGCGTGATCTTTTAAATGAGGATATTTTTGCCGAAGAAAAACGCATTATAGAAATTGATGGTGAAAGTGAAAGAATCAGGCTTTCAATGAAATCGCTGGACGAGAGAAAAAGTGTCCTCTTAAACCGGATGGAAATTTTAAAAGAAGAGGCCGGGGATATAACATCTGATATGCCTCTTTCAGATATTGAAGCAGGAATTGAAAAGGCAGAGAAGGGCATAAAAAAGATTGGCGCTGTTAACATGCTTGCAATTGAGGAGTATGAAAAGACAAGCAACAGGGTTTCTGAGAGGACTGCAAAAAAAGATGTTTTGTCAAAGGAGAGGGCGACATTAATTGAGCGTATTGAAAGTTACGAGAAGATGAAGTTTGAAACTTTCATGGATGCTTTTAAGGCAATTGATGCAAATTTCAGGAAAACTTTTGCAAAACTTACTGAAGGTACAGGTGAGCTTGTTCTGGAAAATGAAGACGATCCTTTCAAAGGGGGAATGACTTTTGCAGTAAAACCGCGTGACAAAAAAGTACATCTTCTGTCTTCTCTTTCCGGTGGTGAGAAGTCACTTACGACTCTGGCGTTTATTTTTTCTATTCAGCAATATATGCCTGCGCCGTTCTATGCTCTGGATGAGGTTGATATGATGCTTGATGGTTCAAATGTCGAAAGGGTTTCATCAATGATAAGTGAACTTTCAGCAAATGCCCAGACTATTTGTGTATCTTTAAGAAGGCCTACAATTGAGCGCTCTGACAGGATAATCGGAGTTACGATAAGGCCTGATAAGTCAACATATGTTACTGGTGTAAAGAGCAATGGATGA
- the glyA gene encoding serine hydroxymethyltransferase — MSYLADYDPEVYDIIEKERLRQINGLELIASENVVSKSVLEAVGSIMTNKYAEGYPGKRYYGGCEFHDMVENLARDRLCKLFGAEHANVQAVSGSQANQAVYFAFMKHNDKMMSQDLSQGGHLSHGSPVNITGKWYSVSHYGVDKETEMLDYAQIADQARREKPKMIVCGASAYPRTIDFKAFKEIAEEVGAYCTADIAHIAGLVAAGEHPTSVGVVDFTTTTTHKTLRGPRGGAIMCSDEYAKDIDRSVFPGMQGGPLMHVIAGKAVCFREALTPDFKEYAKQIIKNSQAMANVLIGEGFDLVSGGTDNHLILLDLTNLSENGDHLTGLEAETFLGEAGITVNKNTIPREKLSPFVTSGLRIGTPAVTSRGMKEKEMEQVAVWISRVLKDVCKNRSSKTEIDAVKKEITEFASKFPLYPEVA, encoded by the coding sequence ATGTCTTATCTGGCCGATTATGACCCGGAAGTCTATGATATTATAGAAAAAGAGCGCCTCCGTCAGATTAACGGATTAGAGCTCATAGCGTCTGAGAATGTAGTAAGCAAATCTGTCCTTGAGGCAGTCGGGTCAATAATGACCAACAAATATGCCGAAGGATATCCTGGTAAGAGATATTACGGGGGTTGTGAATTTCACGACATGGTCGAGAATCTGGCACGCGACCGCCTTTGCAAACTCTTCGGCGCGGAGCATGCAAATGTTCAGGCAGTATCAGGAAGCCAGGCAAATCAGGCTGTTTACTTTGCTTTCATGAAACACAACGATAAGATGATGAGCCAGGATCTCTCGCAGGGCGGTCACTTATCACATGGATCACCAGTCAATATTACAGGAAAATGGTATTCTGTCTCACACTATGGTGTTGACAAAGAGACAGAAATGCTTGACTATGCACAGATTGCGGATCAGGCAAGGCGCGAAAAACCTAAGATGATTGTCTGTGGTGCAAGTGCATATCCAAGAACAATTGACTTTAAGGCATTCAAAGAAATTGCAGAAGAGGTGGGCGCGTACTGTACTGCCGATATCGCACACATTGCAGGACTTGTCGCCGCAGGTGAACATCCGACATCAGTAGGTGTTGTAGACTTCACAACCACCACAACACATAAAACACTTCGCGGGCCACGCGGCGGTGCAATTATGTGCTCTGATGAATATGCAAAGGATATTGACAGATCAGTATTTCCCGGAATGCAGGGCGGACCTTTAATGCATGTTATCGCAGGAAAGGCAGTCTGCTTTAGAGAAGCACTCACTCCTGACTTTAAGGAATATGCAAAACAGATAATCAAAAATTCACAGGCAATGGCCAATGTTTTGATTGGTGAAGGCTTTGACCTTGTATCCGGCGGTACAGATAACCATTTAATACTTCTCGACCTTACAAACCTCTCAGAGAACGGGGATCATTTAACAGGTCTTGAGGCAGAGACATTCCTTGGAGAAGCAGGAATTACAGTCAATAAAAACACAATCCCACGCGAAAAGTTAAGCCCGTTCGTCACCTCCGGTCTTCGTATCGGAACACCGGCAGTAACATCACGCGGAATGAAGGAAAAAGAGATGGAGCAGGTTGCAGTCTGGATTTCAAGAGTCTTAAAAGATGTCTGCAAAAACAGAAGCTCAAAGACAGAAATCGATGCAGTCAAAAAGGAAATAACCGAATTTGCATCAAAATTCCCGCTGTATCCTGAAGTAGCATGA
- the folD gene encoding bifunctional methylenetetrahydrofolate dehydrogenase/methenyltetrahydrofolate cyclohydrolase FolD: protein MIINGKEISEKRLAALKEEIKTSGLNPCLATVIVGEDPASQMYVRMKHKACEQVGIKSTGVVLPENSTTKEILAEVEKLNSDNLIHGILVQLPLPKHVDTEAVIEAVSPEKDVDGFHPYNTGRLFSGMPEFVPCTPGGIMTLLKEYKIETSGKKAVVVGRSVDVGRPMAALLINADATVTVCHSRTKNLEDEMKAADILISAIGKAKFVTAEMVKSGAVVIDVGINQDENKRLCGDVDFESVKDKVSAITPVPGGVGPMTIATLMENTLKSAKMHAKL from the coding sequence ATGATAATAAACGGAAAAGAAATTTCAGAAAAGAGGCTTGCGGCATTAAAAGAGGAGATTAAAACCTCAGGTCTTAATCCCTGCCTTGCAACTGTAATTGTAGGCGAAGATCCTGCATCACAGATGTATGTGCGAATGAAGCACAAAGCATGTGAACAGGTTGGAATAAAATCAACAGGTGTTGTTCTTCCTGAAAACTCAACAACAAAGGAAATTTTGGCAGAGGTTGAAAAATTAAATTCCGACAATCTGATTCACGGCATACTTGTCCAGCTTCCACTCCCAAAACATGTTGATACAGAAGCTGTGATTGAAGCTGTCTCACCGGAAAAGGATGTTGACGGATTTCACCCTTACAATACAGGCAGGCTTTTTTCAGGAATGCCTGAATTCGTGCCCTGCACACCGGGTGGAATTATGACACTGCTTAAAGAATACAAAATTGAAACATCCGGCAAAAAGGCAGTTGTTGTTGGAAGATCAGTTGATGTTGGAAGGCCAATGGCCGCACTTTTAATAAATGCAGATGCGACTGTAACAGTCTGTCACTCAAGGACAAAAAACCTTGAAGATGAGATGAAAGCGGCTGATATTTTAATAAGTGCTATTGGAAAAGCAAAATTTGTGACTGCTGAGATGGTTAAATCCGGTGCAGTTGTAATTGATGTAGGAATAAACCAGGACGAGAACAAAAGACTCTGCGGTGATGTTGACTTTGAATCGGTAAAAGACAAGGTCTCTGCAATCACCCCTGTTCCCGGCGGAGTCGGGCCTATGACAATTGCAACGCTTATGGAAAATACACTGAAGTCAGCAAAAATGCATGCAAAACTGTAG
- the folP gene encoding dihydropteroate synthase — protein sequence MQNCRIKNLEVGGGAPVRLMAVINLSPESFFNKSYTPPEKVFNKACELVENGADIIDIGARSTAPNSAPISVTEEIKRLKSTLNEFLGSGILISVDTMYPEVLEECLRYEIHCINDINGLANDAYAKVAGDSGLPAVLMATLKKPGDPVGFDSVYSALETVMKRAENAGIKDFILDPAVGKWSDSRTSENDWELCRRFSEFKRLKKPLLAAVSRKTFIGELLVKEPQDRLSGTLALTYSLLTSGASIVRAHDVSDTKDLIRVFEKLNR from the coding sequence ATGCAAAACTGTAGAATAAAAAATCTGGAAGTAGGGGGCGGCGCGCCTGTAAGGTTAATGGCGGTTATAAACCTAAGTCCCGAATCTTTTTTTAACAAATCATACACTCCGCCTGAAAAAGTCTTTAACAAAGCATGTGAACTTGTAGAAAACGGTGCTGACATAATAGATATCGGTGCCAGAAGCACTGCACCAAATTCAGCTCCTATCTCTGTAACAGAAGAGATTAAAAGGCTTAAATCAACACTAAATGAATTTCTTGGAAGCGGGATTTTGATATCTGTTGATACCATGTATCCTGAAGTACTGGAAGAATGCCTAAGATATGAAATTCACTGCATCAACGACATAAACGGTCTTGCAAATGACGCCTATGCAAAAGTTGCCGGTGACAGCGGTCTTCCTGCTGTTTTGATGGCCACATTGAAAAAACCAGGCGATCCCGTAGGATTTGACTCTGTTTACTCTGCACTTGAAACAGTTATGAAAAGAGCTGAAAATGCAGGAATTAAAGATTTTATTCTTGACCCTGCTGTTGGGAAATGGTCTGATTCCAGAACATCAGAGAATGATTGGGAACTTTGCAGGAGATTTTCTGAGTTTAAAAGACTAAAAAAGCCGCTTCTTGCCGCAGTTTCAAGAAAAACATTCATCGGCGAACTTTTGGTAAAAGAACCACAGGACAGACTTTCAGGCACACTTGCACTCACCTACAGCCTTTTGACAAGCGGTGCTTCGATTGTAAGAGCACATGATGTTTCAGATACAAAAGATTTAATCAGAGTATTTGAAAAATTAAACAGATAA
- the cofE gene encoding coenzyme F420-0:L-glutamate ligase, which translates to MAISFQVFGIKTKILVPGDDIAAIIEKETKQAGGLFDGDIIAIAESALATAEGSIIKLSDVCPSEEALEYEKAYKIDARLAEVVINESDNIAGGIPGFLLSLKKGTLLPNAGVDESNAPEGYVVTLPKDPDKSAENIYRKIYELTGKKTGILIIDSRTHAMRLGCSGVAIGCFGITAVSDERGKKDLFGHQLEVTRLAIGDNLASAAELVMGESDECTPVAIIRGMSKHLSENSFGVESIEPSECLFMGTAMNANPAFFNRD; encoded by the coding sequence ATGGCCATTTCATTTCAGGTTTTTGGAATAAAAACAAAAATTCTGGTACCGGGCGATGATATTGCGGCGATTATTGAAAAAGAGACCAAACAGGCAGGAGGTCTTTTTGACGGCGATATCATTGCGATAGCTGAAAGTGCACTTGCAACAGCAGAAGGCTCAATAATAAAGCTGTCTGATGTTTGTCCTTCAGAGGAGGCTTTGGAATATGAAAAAGCCTATAAAATTGATGCCAGACTTGCAGAGGTTGTAATAAATGAAAGTGACAATATTGCCGGAGGAATACCCGGATTTTTATTAAGCCTGAAAAAAGGAACACTTCTTCCAAATGCAGGCGTTGACGAATCAAACGCACCGGAAGGATATGTTGTAACACTTCCAAAAGACCCTGACAAAAGTGCTGAAAATATTTACAGAAAAATCTATGAGCTTACAGGCAAAAAAACAGGCATTTTAATCATTGATTCAAGGACACATGCAATGCGGCTTGGTTGCAGTGGTGTGGCAATCGGATGCTTTGGAATTACTGCTGTTTCTGACGAGAGGGGGAAAAAAGATCTTTTTGGGCATCAGCTTGAAGTAACAAGGCTTGCAATCGGCGATAACCTTGCATCAGCAGCCGAACTTGTAATGGGGGAGTCTGATGAATGCACCCCTGTTGCAATAATCAGGGGTATGTCTAAGCATTTATCTGAAAATAGTTTTGGTGTGGAATCTATTGAGCCTTCAGAGTGTTTATTCATGGGTACTGCGATGAACGCCAACCCTGCCTTTTTCAACAGAGATTGA
- the cofC gene encoding 2-phospho-L-lactate guanylyltransferase, whose amino-acid sequence MVNAVIPFRPVNPKTRLSCILNQKEREEFAKSMLADVISVIKSVGCKATLLSTSPVSMDGAETVVKELGLNEALNEYLSVLTEPVMIIMSDIPLLTKESVLRVISTEKDMAIVPGIGGGTNVIFVKEPGRFTADFYGASFVDHMNIAKRNGLMVEVVDSFKLSTDIDEKEDLVEVLLHSEGKSKKYLESLEISISVEKGRVGVHRSTHE is encoded by the coding sequence ATGGTAAACGCAGTCATCCCTTTTAGGCCTGTAAATCCAAAGACGCGGCTTTCATGTATATTAAATCAAAAAGAGCGTGAAGAATTTGCAAAGAGCATGCTTGCCGATGTAATATCTGTAATAAAATCTGTGGGATGCAAAGCAACTCTTCTTTCAACATCACCTGTCAGTATGGACGGGGCAGAAACGGTTGTAAAGGAACTCGGGTTAAATGAAGCTTTAAATGAATACCTGTCCGTTCTTACTGAGCCTGTAATGATTATAATGTCAGATATCCCTCTTTTAACAAAGGAATCTGTTTTGCGTGTAATATCCACAGAAAAAGATATGGCAATAGTTCCCGGAATCGGCGGGGGCACAAATGTAATTTTTGTCAAAGAACCGGGACGTTTTACTGCTGATTTTTATGGCGCGAGTTTTGTTGATCACATGAATATTGCGAAAAGAAACGGTCTTATGGTAGAAGTTGTGGATTCATTTAAGCTTTCTACTGATATTGATGAAAAAGAGGATCTTGTGGAAGTGCTTCTTCACAGTGAAGGAAAAAGCAAAAAATATCTTGAGAGTTTAGAAATTTCAATCTCTGTTGAAAAAGGCAGGGTTGGCGTTCATCGCAGTACCCATGAATAA
- a CDS encoding ferredoxin-thioredoxin reductase catalytic domain-containing protein — protein sequence MSDEEKFNGSVDALSEEILEWAKSYARENGWKINPDEKQLGAVVKGLARNTLKFGERYCPCRIRSGDSEKDKEIICPCIYHRDEIETDGNCHCHLFYK from the coding sequence ATGTCAGATGAAGAGAAATTCAATGGCAGTGTTGACGCTCTTTCAGAAGAAATTTTGGAGTGGGCAAAAAGCTATGCCAGAGAAAATGGCTGGAAGATAAATCCTGACGAAAAACAGCTTGGCGCTGTTGTAAAAGGTCTTGCCAGAAATACTTTGAAATTTGGAGAAAGATACTGTCCGTGCAGAATCCGCTCTGGTGACTCTGAAAAAGACAAAGAAATAATCTGTCCCTGTATTTATCACCGGGATGAGATAGAAACTGACGGAAACTGCCATTGTCATCTCTTTTACAAATGA
- the purQ gene encoding phosphoribosylformylglycinamidine synthase I → MRFAVLQFGGSNCDRDALYVLEDVCGVKTDLVWYKEGLGRKYDAIILPGGFSYGDYLRAGAIATRTPVMKDVIAHAKNGGLVLGICNGAQIGAEAGLIPGVFTINEYPKFICDNVFLKVENNSSPFTSLYKKGEVIRIPIAHKEGRFVASPENLKKLEDNERVAFRFCDESGNVTINSNPNGALNNITGVLGEDDNVLLMMPHPERASEDILGSSDGKKIFDSMIKYLESV, encoded by the coding sequence ATGAGATTTGCTGTTCTTCAGTTTGGAGGAAGCAACTGCGATCGCGATGCACTCTATGTGTTAGAGGACGTATGTGGTGTAAAAACAGATCTCGTATGGTATAAAGAAGGTCTTGGTAGAAAATATGATGCGATTATTCTTCCCGGAGGATTTTCATACGGAGATTACCTTCGCGCAGGTGCTATTGCAACAAGAACTCCTGTTATGAAAGATGTGATTGCGCACGCTAAAAATGGCGGTCTTGTTCTTGGAATTTGCAATGGTGCACAGATTGGTGCAGAAGCAGGTCTGATTCCCGGAGTGTTTACAATAAATGAATATCCAAAATTTATCTGTGACAACGTATTTTTGAAGGTTGAAAATAACTCCTCTCCTTTCACCTCACTTTACAAAAAAGGCGAGGTAATCCGAATACCAATTGCACATAAAGAAGGCCGTTTTGTTGCATCTCCTGAGAATCTTAAGAAACTTGAGGATAATGAAAGGGTTGCCTTTCGTTTCTGTGATGAATCGGGAAATGTTACCATTAACTCAAATCCAAACGGAGCTTTAAACAATATTACCGGTGTTTTGGGAGAAGATGATAATGTTCTTCTAATGATGCCTCATCCTGAAAGAGCATCGGAGGATATTCTCGGCTCATCAGATGGCAAAAAAATATTTGACTCTATGATAAAATACCTTGAATCAGTATAA
- the purS gene encoding phosphoribosylformylglycinamidine synthase subunit PurS translates to MKFDVIITISLKSGMLNPEARAIQHALSNLGFETEYLKTADVFEIGLDASDIGSAQKKAEEMCERLLANPVIHSYSVEVK, encoded by the coding sequence ATGAAGTTTGATGTAATAATTACAATATCCCTAAAGAGTGGAATGCTAAACCCTGAGGCCCGTGCAATTCAGCATGCACTTTCAAATCTTGGGTTTGAGACCGAATACTTAAAAACTGCAGATGTTTTTGAGATAGGTCTTGATGCTTCAGATATTGGTTCAGCTCAGAAAAAGGCAGAAGAGATGTGTGAAAGACTGCTTGCAAATCCTGTAATCCACAGTTATTCTGTAGAGGTAAAATAA
- the purC gene encoding phosphoribosylaminoimidazolesuccinocarboxamide synthase: MEKGELIYMGKAKSLYASEKDGELISCFRDDMTAFNGEKKDTFSGKGAYNATVSAFFFDYLEKNGVKTHFVKMLDESTMVVKKMTMIPLEIIARNVAAGSITKKLPFTEGQLLNPPVIVTDYKDDSRGDPSLNDDLILALGLLTKDELLALKETTLKINRLLYDFFDELDLILVDFKIEFGRYGDLILLGDEISMDSMRLWDKDTKESFDKDVYRYNKGNVMDAYGKIVAKIEEWKKEHLK; the protein is encoded by the coding sequence ATGGAAAAAGGAGAGCTCATCTACATGGGAAAAGCAAAATCCCTTTATGCGTCAGAGAAGGATGGCGAACTTATATCCTGTTTCAGGGATGATATGACTGCCTTTAACGGCGAGAAAAAAGACACATTCTCAGGTAAAGGTGCATATAATGCAACAGTTTCTGCTTTTTTCTTTGATTATCTTGAGAAAAACGGCGTTAAAACACACTTTGTCAAAATGCTTGATGAAAGTACGATGGTTGTCAAAAAAATGACAATGATCCCACTTGAAATCATAGCGCGCAATGTTGCCGCAGGTTCTATCACAAAAAAACTGCCTTTCACCGAAGGTCAGCTGCTAAATCCACCGGTGATTGTAACGGACTACAAGGATGATTCAAGAGGTGATCCTTCTCTTAATGACGATTTGATTTTGGCACTGGGTCTTTTGACAAAAGATGAACTTTTAGCCTTAAAAGAGACGACTCTCAAAATAAACCGCCTTTTATATGATTTTTTTGATGAACTTGATCTGATTCTTGTTGATTTTAAGATTGAATTTGGAAGATATGGTGATTTGATTCTCCTTGGCGATGAGATAAGTATGGATTCAATGCGACTCTGGGATAAAGATACAAAAGAGTCTTTTGATAAGGATGTATATCGTTATAATAAGGGTAATGTCATGGATGCCTATGGCAAAATTGTGGCTAAAATAGAAGAGTGGAAAAAGGAGCACCTAAAATGA